Proteins encoded within one genomic window of Bacillus sp. F19:
- a CDS encoding GNAT family N-acetyltransferase: protein MKILYEGTLNHCKQQYKVLPLTIDHVKPILTLQEIVIESLENKDILQPLSLEEYQYILEGNGLMIGAFVEKQLIAFRALLVPPIDQDHLGWDLGLAEEDLASVIYQEISNVHPAYRGNRLQQTLATLVMQELGKLNKTYEYICCTVAPFNIPSLKDKFNQGMEIAAMKEKYGGQLRYIFVKKLEDDRNRDWTEIVTLQMGDTGGQQALLTEGWRGIQMRNHDGEYWVDYADSSRI, encoded by the coding sequence ATGAAAATTCTTTATGAAGGAACCTTGAATCATTGCAAGCAACAATACAAAGTTCTGCCGTTAACTATAGATCATGTAAAACCAATATTAACCTTACAGGAAATTGTGATTGAATCGTTGGAAAACAAGGATATTCTGCAACCTCTTTCCTTAGAGGAATATCAGTATATTTTAGAAGGAAACGGCCTGATGATCGGGGCGTTCGTTGAGAAACAGCTCATTGCATTTCGTGCGCTCCTGGTACCTCCGATTGATCAAGATCATTTAGGCTGGGACTTAGGTTTAGCAGAAGAGGATTTAGCAAGTGTCATCTATCAGGAAATATCGAATGTTCATCCAGCTTACCGTGGGAATCGTCTACAGCAAACATTGGCCACTCTCGTCATGCAAGAATTAGGAAAGCTTAACAAGACTTATGAATATATTTGTTGTACAGTTGCACCATTTAATATTCCAAGTTTAAAAGATAAATTCAACCAGGGAATGGAAATTGCTGCTATGAAAGAAAAATATGGCGGCCAATTACGCTATATTTTTGTTAAGAAATTAGAGGATGATAGAAATAGAGATTGGACAGAAATCGTTACACTTCAAATGGGCGACACGGGTGGTCAGCAAGCCCTTCTCACAGAAGGCTGGCGTGGAATCCAAATGAGAAATCATGATGGAGAGTATTGGGTGGATTATGCTGACAGCTCCCGTATCTGA
- a CDS encoding DUF2935 domain-containing protein: protein MANLIVARSLDEIKFWSRIMKEHALFLSLGFTYEQKQLIGEAQQFITIFERIEEKLSRFTVNSDLSQIQAFNSEVYQAVASIWQYKRKVLGLTLRCEIRSNNYPLLVDHISREAAYFANRLKDLNEGKLTPKPEAIIEENVFFLKIMADHAKFIGHLLDPSERKLVDQAREFSHDFDQLVFQAVDLDSMRPQSETRPILSHFLNQNRVSVASLRDFKKTARELIEACRIKSNIHPLLADHTFREAERFLEIIDLFEASLE from the coding sequence CTGGCAAACTTAATTGTTGCAAGATCGCTGGATGAAATAAAATTTTGGTCAAGGATTATGAAAGAGCACGCCTTATTTTTAAGTTTAGGGTTTACCTATGAACAGAAACAATTGATTGGTGAAGCACAGCAATTTATCACGATTTTTGAAAGAATAGAGGAAAAGTTGAGCAGGTTCACGGTAAACTCAGATTTAAGTCAAATACAGGCTTTTAATAGTGAGGTTTATCAAGCAGTTGCATCTATATGGCAATATAAGAGAAAAGTGTTAGGTTTAACATTACGTTGCGAAATTCGTTCTAATAATTACCCGTTATTGGTTGATCACATCAGCAGAGAAGCAGCTTACTTTGCTAATCGATTAAAAGACCTCAATGAAGGTAAACTAACCCCAAAACCAGAAGCTATTATTGAAGAAAATGTTTTCTTTCTTAAAATCATGGCAGATCATGCTAAGTTTATCGGGCATCTTTTAGATCCTTCGGAACGAAAATTAGTAGATCAGGCGAGAGAGTTTAGTCATGATTTTGATCAATTGGTTTTTCAAGCAGTTGATTTGGATTCTATGCGGCCACAATCAGAAACTAGACCTATCTTAAGCCATTTCTTAAATCAAAATAGAGTATCAGTAGCCTCGTTAAGGGATTTTAAGAAAACAGCAAGAGAGTTAATAGAAGCATGCCGTATTAAAAGCAATATTCATCCCCTTTTAGCTGATCATACTTTTAGAGAAGCTGAGAGGTTTCTTGAGATCATAGATTTATTTGAAGCGAGTCTAGAATAA
- the nhaC gene encoding Na+/H+ antiporter NhaC: MKKEMSFRVAIIPLVVMIAVMSITIIFLEQGPHIPLIVGTTVAAIVAWRSGYKWKEIEEAMYKGIRLALPAIIIIILVGLTIGAWIGGGIVATMIYYGLKIITPSLFLVSITVICSVVSLAIGSSWSTMGTIGVAGIGIGVSMGIPAPMVAGAIISGSYFGDKMSPLSDTTNLAAGLTNTDLFVHIRHMLYTTIPGLVITLTVYAVLGKNFGNSGVDTAGIQQTIGVLHDSFLISPFLLIIPLLVMVLVAKKVPAIPALIVGIILGFLSQIFIQGGSVSDAIAALQSGFVIDTGNKMVDDLFNRGGLDSMMYTVSMTIVAMTFGGVLEHTGMLQAIVNQILKIARTAKGVVVSTVLSCFATNATCSEQYISIVIPSRMYANAYTEKGLHSKNLSRALEDGGTLTSVFFPWNTCGVFILGTLGVHTFEYAPYAVLNFIVPIISIIYALTGLTIVRLTESEMLALKKEQEGTLNV; the protein is encoded by the coding sequence ATGAAAAAAGAGATGTCTTTTAGGGTGGCAATCATTCCACTCGTGGTGATGATTGCTGTAATGAGCATTACAATTATTTTTCTTGAGCAGGGACCGCATATTCCACTGATAGTTGGGACGACTGTTGCTGCCATTGTTGCGTGGCGCTCGGGTTATAAATGGAAAGAGATTGAAGAGGCAATGTACAAGGGAATTCGCCTTGCATTACCAGCTATTATTATCATCATTCTTGTCGGCTTAACCATTGGTGCTTGGATTGGCGGGGGAATTGTAGCGACTATGATTTATTATGGTTTAAAAATTATTACACCTTCATTATTTTTAGTTTCAATCACAGTTATTTGCTCCGTTGTTTCTTTAGCAATTGGGAGTTCGTGGTCAACAATGGGAACAATAGGGGTTGCTGGTATAGGTATTGGGGTAAGCATGGGCATTCCAGCACCGATGGTTGCAGGTGCTATTATTTCCGGTTCTTATTTTGGAGATAAAATGTCACCGCTTTCAGACACGACAAACTTAGCAGCAGGCTTAACAAATACTGATTTGTTTGTCCATATTCGTCATATGCTATATACGACGATTCCAGGGTTAGTTATAACGTTAACAGTGTATGCAGTTTTAGGGAAGAATTTTGGCAATAGCGGAGTTGACACTGCTGGTATTCAACAAACCATTGGTGTTCTGCACGATAGCTTTTTAATTTCCCCTTTTCTATTAATTATTCCGCTGCTTGTAATGGTGTTAGTAGCCAAAAAGGTGCCTGCCATTCCGGCTCTTATTGTTGGAATTATACTTGGATTTTTATCTCAAATCTTTATTCAAGGCGGTTCTGTTTCTGATGCGATTGCTGCTTTACAAAGTGGGTTTGTGATCGATACGGGAAACAAGATGGTTGATGATTTGTTCAACCGCGGCGGTTTAGATTCCATGATGTATACAGTTTCGATGACCATTGTAGCAATGACATTTGGAGGTGTTTTGGAACACACAGGAATGCTTCAGGCGATTGTGAACCAAATTTTAAAGATTGCTAGAACTGCAAAAGGCGTTGTTGTTTCAACAGTTCTCTCTTGTTTTGCAACAAATGCTACTTGCTCTGAACAATACATTTCAATCGTCATTCCTTCTAGGATGTATGCAAATGCATACACAGAAAAGGGTCTTCATTCGAAAAATCTGTCACGTGCTCTTGAGGATGGAGGAACGTTAACGTCTGTCTTTTTTCCATGGAATACATGCGGAGTTTTTATATTGGGAACGCTTGGTGTTCATACATTTGAGTATGCACCTTATGCTGTGCTTAATTTCATCGTTCCAATTATTTCAATAATATATGCATTAACAGGATTGACGATTGTGAGGTTAACAGAATCAGAAATGTTGGCGCTGAAGAAAGAACAAGAGGGTACATTGAATGTTTAA
- a CDS encoding M20/M25/M40 family metallo-hydrolase, translating to MNGLKKIYGIEIEYQWNDYTPGAKVSIEAESIAKEAIRCVVGDANTAPPVVTSGSADFHFYTIKHPNVKATMIGIGAGLVPGLHHPDMTLSKSALDVGARILAESLKRA from the coding sequence TTGAATGGCTTAAAAAAAATTTATGGCATCGAAATTGAATACCAATGGAATGACTATACACCTGGGGCGAAAGTTTCAATAGAAGCCGAGTCAATTGCAAAAGAAGCGATCCGTTGTGTTGTAGGAGATGCAAACACAGCACCACCCGTCGTAACTTCAGGAAGTGCTGATTTTCATTTTTATACTATCAAGCATCCGAACGTGAAAGCGACGATGATAGGTATAGGCGCAGGCTTAGTACCAGGCTTGCATCATCCAGATATGACGTTAAGCAAATCGGCGCTCGATGTTGGTGCACGGATTTTAGCAGAATCACTTAAAAGAGCCTGA
- a CDS encoding SAM-dependent methyltransferase, with amino-acid sequence MFTIHSIGVVSNERKTPEDDFWGEVVSVINLEKDWDISCLDGIESFSHLEIIYLFHLVSDGNIQFTSRHPRNNKEFPKVGIFAQRGKNRPNKIGATIVEFIKKEELSIIVKGLDAIDGTPIIDIKPVMKEFLPKGETKQPSWASELMENYWK; translated from the coding sequence ATTTTTACTATACATTCAATTGGAGTAGTTTCCAACGAACGTAAAACACCGGAAGATGATTTTTGGGGGGAAGTTGTTTCGGTAATAAATTTAGAAAAAGATTGGGATATAAGTTGTCTAGATGGTATAGAATCTTTTAGTCATTTAGAAATAATATACCTCTTTCACCTGGTTTCAGATGGAAATATACAATTTACCTCAAGACACCCCAGAAATAATAAAGAGTTTCCTAAAGTAGGTATTTTTGCACAACGAGGAAAGAACCGCCCAAATAAAATAGGTGCTACAATTGTTGAATTTATCAAAAAAGAAGAACTTTCTATAATAGTCAAAGGCTTAGATGCAATTGATGGTACACCAATAATAGATATAAAACCTGTTATGAAAGAATTTTTACCAAAAGGAGAAACAAAACAGCCTTCATGGGCTTCTGAGTTAATGGAGAATTATTGGAAATAG
- a CDS encoding SRPBCC family protein: MTKPKFVYVTYIATTPEKLWEALTNSDFTEKYFFGSKIESNWQEGSTITYSRNGQVSDYGKILKCEPHRLLSFTWTYVEDKALREQPSQVTFELFPLDSTVKLTLKHENLVPADIVEKEDTFEGLNNGWPAILSNLKSLLETGNTLPPISIDN, from the coding sequence ATGACTAAACCAAAATTTGTCTATGTGACTTACATTGCAACAACTCCAGAAAAACTTTGGGAAGCATTAACAAACAGTGATTTTACAGAGAAATACTTTTTCGGAAGCAAAATTGAATCTAATTGGCAAGAAGGCTCAACTATTACCTATTCACGAAATGGACAAGTTTCCGATTACGGAAAAATACTAAAATGTGAGCCTCATCGTTTACTTTCTTTTACATGGACCTATGTAGAAGATAAAGCCTTGCGCGAGCAGCCCTCACAGGTTACTTTTGAATTATTCCCTTTGGATTCAACTGTAAAACTAACTCTTAAACATGAAAATCTTGTGCCTGCTGATATTGTAGAAAAGGAAGATACCTTTGAAGGTTTAAACAATGGTTGGCCTGCTATCCTGAGTAACTTGAAAAGTTTGCTTGAAACCGGAAACACTTTGCCGCCTATTTCAATAGATAATTGA
- a CDS encoding VOC family protein, which translates to MKLNHINLTVTDVNAAREFLAKYFELQTKSIHGDSFTVMTDENGLLLALMKDTKVNYPKSFHIGFLQESKERVNEINQRLKDDGFDVKPPKMAHRWTFYVKAPGGFTVEVLS; encoded by the coding sequence ATGAAACTAAATCATATCAATCTTACGGTCACTGACGTTAACGCTGCCCGAGAGTTCTTGGCGAAATATTTCGAGTTGCAAACCAAGAGCATACATGGCGATTCATTTACTGTAATGACTGACGAAAACGGATTGTTGCTCGCCTTGATGAAAGATACCAAGGTAAACTACCCTAAGTCCTTTCATATTGGCTTCTTACAAGAGAGTAAAGAAAGAGTGAACGAGATTAATCAACGATTAAAGGATGATGGATTTGATGTGAAACCGCCCAAAATGGCTCATCGCTGGACATTCTATGTTAAAGCTCCAGGCGGATTTACTGTGGAGGTTCTCAGTTGA
- a CDS encoding VOC family protein: MINKVGQIMVYVNNQDEAVKFWTEKAGFTVISEEENGQGMRWIEIAPSNNVETSIILHNKELISKMQPELNLGTPSLMFFTENLDQLHSHLVNKNVTVGEIVNIPAGRVFNFADSEENYFAVMEKSEKQQ; this comes from the coding sequence ATGATTAATAAAGTTGGACAAATCATGGTATATGTAAATAACCAAGATGAGGCAGTAAAATTTTGGACAGAAAAAGCGGGGTTTACGGTTATTTCAGAAGAGGAAAACGGTCAAGGAATGAGATGGATTGAAATAGCCCCATCAAATAATGTTGAAACAAGTATTATTCTTCACAACAAAGAATTAATCTCAAAAATGCAGCCTGAACTAAATCTTGGCACACCTTCCTTAATGTTTTTTACAGAAAATCTCGATCAATTACATAGCCATTTAGTAAATAAAAATGTCACCGTCGGAGAAATTGTAAATATACCTGCTGGGAGAGTATTTAACTTTGCCGATAGTGAAGAAAATTATTTTGCGGTCATGGAGAAAAGTGAAAAACAACAGTAA
- a CDS encoding helix-turn-helix domain-containing protein, whose product MRQIDKIFKALADLSRRQLLDQLYRNDGQTLRELCKHLDMSRQSVTKHLVILEEANLVAVVWQGREKLHYLNPVPISGYINDGYENMKAII is encoded by the coding sequence TTGAGACAGATAGATAAGATCTTTAAGGCTCTTGCCGATTTAAGTCGCAGACAACTGCTTGACCAGCTGTATAGGAATGACGGGCAAACATTAAGAGAGTTATGTAAACATCTGGATATGTCTCGACAATCTGTTACGAAACACTTGGTAATATTAGAAGAAGCAAATCTTGTTGCTGTGGTTTGGCAAGGGCGTGAGAAGCTTCATTATCTTAATCCCGTACCGATTAGTGGATATATCAACGATGGATACGAAAATATGAAAGCCATCATATAG
- a CDS encoding general stress protein, with protein MDTLRHDGIRDDDIYILSHDNDHVRRDRKETDANKIGVGVTGVGTALKNVFRSKGDKLRVKMEEIGFEKEMAEKLEEELDKGKTLLVVRNQDEVMF; from the coding sequence ATTGATACACTAAGACATGATGGAATCAGAGATGATGATATTTATATTCTTTCACATGACAACGACCATGTAAGGCGTGACCGCAAAGAAACAGATGCCAACAAAATCGGGGTAGGCGTAACCGGAGTCGGAACTGCCTTAAAAAATGTGTTCCGAAGCAAAGGCGATAAATTGCGAGTGAAAATGGAAGAAATCGGCTTTGAAAAAGAAATGGCTGAAAAGCTTGAAGAAGAATTGGATAAAGGGAAAACGTTGCTGGTTGTAAGAAATCAGGATGAAGTGATGTTTTGA
- a CDS encoding dipeptide epimerase, with protein MKITAIHLYAIRLPLHVPFVVSYHTYRDMPSIIVKLETDEGITGYGEGVADEHVTGDTWESTFHILKSTLAPVILGTDPMNMEKLHDNMNGAIYGAPTAKAAIDIACFDIMGKKLGQPVYQLIGGRYHDEFPITHVLSIAEPEQMAEEASSMVNKGYDSFKMKVGTDAKKDVKRIQAVRERVGKDVAIRVDVNQGWKNSATTLAAMRSLRNLDLDWLEQPVLADDIDGMAFIKSKTDVPLMIDEGLKGPREMREIIQKRAADKVNIKLMKCGGIYPTVKLAHQAELAGIECQIGSMVESSVASSAGFHVAFSKKIITSVELTGPLKFSKDVGNLHYDVPFIRLTEKPGLGVDVNEDIVSELTVFQDVVRYDEENL; from the coding sequence ATGAAAATTACAGCGATTCACCTTTATGCCATTCGTTTGCCACTTCATGTTCCATTCGTCGTGAGTTACCACACATATCGTGATATGCCCTCTATTATTGTGAAACTTGAAACAGATGAGGGGATTACAGGTTACGGGGAAGGGGTCGCTGACGAACATGTGACTGGTGACACGTGGGAAAGTACGTTTCACATTTTGAAAAGCACATTAGCTCCAGTAATATTGGGCACAGATCCAATGAATATGGAGAAATTACATGACAATATGAATGGAGCAATTTACGGTGCACCAACTGCAAAAGCGGCAATTGATATTGCTTGCTTTGATATTATGGGTAAAAAGCTTGGACAGCCTGTCTATCAATTGATTGGAGGACGCTATCATGATGAATTCCCGATTACACATGTACTAAGTATTGCAGAGCCAGAACAGATGGCTGAAGAAGCCTCTTCCATGGTCAATAAAGGATATGATTCATTTAAAATGAAAGTCGGGACTGATGCCAAGAAAGATGTCAAGAGAATTCAGGCTGTACGTGAACGGGTAGGAAAAGATGTTGCTATTCGTGTGGACGTCAATCAAGGCTGGAAAAACAGTGCAACGACATTAGCGGCAATGCGCTCATTGCGGAACTTGGACCTTGACTGGCTAGAACAGCCTGTTCTAGCTGATGATATCGATGGGATGGCCTTCATTAAATCAAAGACAGATGTCCCGCTTATGATTGACGAGGGGCTTAAAGGGCCCAGAGAAATGCGAGAAATTATTCAGAAACGTGCGGCTGATAAAGTAAATATTAAATTGATGAAATGCGGTGGAATATATCCCACTGTGAAGCTGGCCCATCAAGCAGAGTTGGCTGGAATTGAATGTCAGATTGGCTCTATGGTCGAATCCTCTGTCGCTTCTTCTGCAGGATTTCATGTTGCTTTTTCGAAAAAAATCATTACAAGTGTTGAACTAACAGGCCCCTTGAAGTTTTCAAAGGATGTTGGTAATCTTCACTATGATGTACCCTTTATTCGACTGACTGAAAAGCCTGGATTAGGTGTAGATGTAAATGAAGATATAGTTAGCGAATTAACGGTTTTTCAAGATGTTGTTCGCTACGATGAGGAAAATCTATGA
- a CDS encoding transcriptional regulator, translating to MTTKIAVIGSADFINTILSVAPRIDGIQIDPYVYLQPQEAAELIRHLKPCDAVFFSGALPFYASKEMREQLPIPSVFLEQDEMTIATSLLSLLHHKDIPIDRISIDLIDSSFVSNVLMDIGINRSPHVMDYAAMLPNKIDIPEIVDFHYSRFKLGVIDFALTSVHAVYDQLQALGLPSQRMLDPTKSLIRGLQDAKAQAELAKSLSAKVAASFVSSLTPHNLQIKHLDDFARGLHGSFQQVDEYSFILYSTRGDIEALMKTSAFRDFLLTWQDFIAVGFGYGATATEAKQNAKIARSFALNHENESCGYILTEEKELLGPFPKENKVQNLKNDHPELLQIAKETKLSPANLSKIIQFSRSRQSLQFTTADLSNYMQVTRRTTERILKKLVDHGYVTVIGEEMTYQQGRPRAIYELNIPIYR from the coding sequence ATGACGACAAAAATTGCAGTCATAGGTTCAGCAGATTTTATTAATACTATATTGTCTGTTGCACCTCGAATTGATGGCATTCAAATTGATCCATATGTATATTTACAGCCACAAGAAGCAGCGGAACTTATTAGACATCTAAAACCATGTGATGCCGTCTTTTTCTCAGGCGCATTACCTTTCTATGCTTCTAAAGAAATGCGAGAACAATTGCCAATTCCATCTGTTTTTTTAGAGCAAGACGAAATGACCATAGCGACTTCTTTACTTTCACTTTTACACCACAAGGATATTCCAATTGATCGAATTTCAATCGATTTAATCGATTCTTCCTTTGTGTCAAACGTGTTAATGGACATAGGCATCAATCGTTCTCCTCATGTAATGGACTATGCAGCCATGTTACCAAACAAGATTGATATACCTGAGATCGTCGATTTTCACTATTCCCGCTTTAAATTAGGTGTCATCGACTTTGCTTTAACGAGTGTCCATGCAGTGTACGATCAGCTTCAAGCGCTTGGCCTCCCGTCGCAGCGGATGCTTGATCCCACAAAATCGTTGATTCGTGGTTTGCAGGATGCAAAAGCACAAGCTGAGCTAGCTAAAAGTCTTTCTGCCAAAGTAGCGGCCAGTTTTGTTTCGAGCTTGACGCCACATAATCTTCAAATCAAACATCTGGACGATTTCGCCCGTGGCTTGCATGGTTCTTTTCAACAAGTAGATGAATACTCATTCATCCTTTATAGTACGCGCGGCGATATTGAAGCGCTTATGAAAACCAGCGCGTTTCGGGATTTTCTATTAACTTGGCAAGATTTTATTGCAGTTGGTTTTGGATACGGAGCCACTGCAACAGAAGCCAAACAAAATGCAAAAATTGCACGAAGTTTCGCTTTAAATCATGAAAACGAAAGCTGTGGTTACATTTTAACGGAAGAAAAAGAACTGCTTGGCCCATTTCCAAAAGAAAACAAAGTACAAAATCTAAAGAATGACCATCCAGAACTTTTACAAATAGCGAAAGAAACTAAGCTTAGCCCTGCTAACTTGTCAAAAATAATCCAATTTAGCAGATCTCGTCAATCCCTTCAATTTACAACAGCGGATCTTTCAAATTACATGCAAGTTACGCGACGCACAACAGAACGTATCTTAAAAAAATTAGTCGACCATGGATATGTTACTGTTATTGGTGAAGAAATGACGTACCAACAAGGTCGTCCGCGTGCTATTTATGAGCTTAATATCCCAATTTACAGGTAA
- a CDS encoding alpha/beta hydrolase produces the protein METRVNQIELNGLTFQYRESGEPSAPPLVALHALGKSAESWDQVAAVLGEKYRVLALDQRGHGGTARTSTYTFELMCDDLLHFANAMNLERFTLIGHSMGGTVSYLFSETFPSRIERLIVEDTPPPFLDKPIEVPSKPSDPLPFDWLVVPSILRQLNEPNPEWWARLADIIMPTLIIGGGSSHIPQNKLQEVSELIPNCELVTIEDAGHFVHDANLPAFLAAVKSFLHL, from the coding sequence ATGGAAACACGGGTGAATCAAATTGAGTTGAATGGACTCACTTTTCAATATCGTGAGAGTGGGGAACCTTCTGCACCGCCGCTTGTTGCACTTCACGCGCTGGGAAAAAGTGCAGAATCATGGGATCAAGTGGCTGCCGTATTAGGAGAAAAATACCGCGTTCTAGCATTAGATCAACGGGGTCACGGTGGGACTGCCAGAACTAGTACATACACTTTTGAACTGATGTGCGATGACTTGCTTCATTTTGCGAATGCTATGAATTTGGAACGGTTTACGCTAATTGGTCATTCCATGGGGGGGACCGTATCTTATCTTTTCTCGGAAACATTTCCGTCAAGGATAGAACGGCTGATTGTAGAAGACACTCCTCCTCCTTTTCTGGATAAGCCGATCGAAGTTCCTTCCAAACCATCTGATCCCCTGCCATTTGATTGGCTGGTTGTGCCTTCGATTCTGCGGCAGCTTAATGAACCAAATCCCGAATGGTGGGCGCGGCTTGCCGACATTATCATGCCGACTCTTATTATAGGCGGTGGGTCCAGTCATATTCCTCAAAACAAATTGCAGGAAGTTTCTGAGCTTATTCCGAATTGCGAATTGGTGACGATAGAAGATGCTGGGCACTTTGTGCATGATGCTAATTTACCGGCCTTCTTAGCTGCCGTAAAAAGTTTTCTTCATTTATGA
- a CDS encoding phosphodiester glycosidase family protein — MKKQTFQPHKKGIIRFSHITLAALCMLITPSLTYGYDAKTKIVKAEARSPFMKYETKESQKLQEGATFSRLVYGKTNHEDAFMVNVDFLTSNNEAIKLKEKLASQGYDSFIHTVNERAQDDPEREPLGYLVRIGPYQAESQAKILKDELKSRGYSDSRVVFTGEDGDATTGPWVVNVLEINPKTFKGHITPVIANDQVQSKEKLTSMSKRMNAIGGINGGYFVMGPKDGTEGDLAGISMVDGKLISEAVNGRTSLILNEKNHASISTINTKLSIQTSDGEKREIDGLNRVPGLIRGCGGVGDKETNQPKHDYTCTDSSELIQYSTHFGTNTPSGDGAEAVINSKGIVTEIKDVRGGKIPEGSTVLSGTSEDARWIHDHLQAGEKVNIKEKMFTEEGSIPSRKGIGIINGGPRLLQNEKIDIPSTAEGFHQPDNPEFFYQFGQRRHPRTVAGIKADGTILLVTIDGRKPGYSVGANFKESAQLLKSLGAVNALNLDGGGSTTMTVNQKLAGTPSDATGERPVGDGILLLPQ; from the coding sequence ATGAAGAAACAAACATTTCAACCTCATAAAAAAGGAATTATAAGGTTTTCTCACATAACTTTAGCAGCATTATGTATGCTTATAACTCCATCTCTTACCTATGGTTACGATGCAAAAACGAAAATTGTTAAAGCAGAAGCTCGATCACCATTTATGAAGTATGAAACTAAAGAATCACAAAAATTACAGGAAGGAGCAACATTTTCTAGACTCGTTTACGGAAAAACAAATCATGAAGATGCCTTCATGGTAAATGTAGATTTCCTTACCTCAAATAATGAAGCAATAAAACTAAAAGAAAAGTTGGCTTCTCAAGGCTATGATTCATTTATTCATACAGTCAATGAAAGAGCACAAGACGATCCAGAACGAGAACCTCTTGGATATCTAGTGAGAATCGGGCCATACCAAGCAGAGTCTCAAGCTAAGATTTTAAAAGATGAATTGAAGTCAAGAGGCTACAGCGATTCAAGGGTTGTTTTTACGGGAGAAGACGGAGATGCGACCACAGGACCATGGGTTGTTAATGTTCTTGAGATAAACCCAAAAACGTTTAAAGGGCATATAACGCCTGTTATAGCAAATGACCAAGTCCAAAGTAAAGAAAAGCTGACTAGTATGTCAAAGAGGATGAATGCAATAGGCGGTATTAATGGCGGATATTTTGTAATGGGTCCAAAAGATGGAACTGAGGGCGACCTTGCAGGTATTTCTATGGTAGATGGCAAGCTTATTAGCGAGGCTGTAAATGGTCGAACAAGCCTCATTTTGAACGAGAAAAATCATGCTTCCATATCTACGATAAATACAAAACTCAGTATACAAACATCTGATGGTGAAAAAAGGGAAATAGATGGTCTAAATCGGGTACCTGGCCTTATTCGGGGATGCGGCGGTGTCGGTGATAAAGAAACCAATCAGCCAAAACACGATTATACTTGTACAGATTCAAGCGAATTGATCCAGTACTCTACACACTTTGGAACGAATACTCCTTCTGGTGACGGTGCTGAAGCTGTAATTAACAGCAAAGGGATCGTTACCGAAATCAAAGATGTACGTGGAGGCAAAATTCCTGAAGGAAGTACAGTTTTATCGGGTACGTCGGAAGATGCACGGTGGATTCATGATCATCTGCAAGCTGGAGAAAAGGTGAATATCAAGGAAAAGATGTTTACAGAAGAAGGCTCGATTCCTTCAAGAAAAGGAATTGGAATCATCAATGGCGGCCCAAGACTCCTGCAAAATGAAAAGATAGACATCCCTTCAACTGCAGAAGGATTTCACCAGCCTGATAACCCTGAGTTCTTTTATCAGTTCGGCCAAAGACGGCATCCTCGAACCGTTGCTGGAATTAAAGCTGATGGTACTATTCTTTTGGTAACCATTGATGGAAGAAAACCAGGTTATAGCGTTGGAGCTAACTTTAAAGAAAGTGCACAGCTTTTAAAATCTTTAGGTGCTGTAAACGCCCTAAATCTTGATGGGGGCGGCTCCACAACCATGACAGTAAATCAAAAATTGGCAGGCACGCCTTCTGATGCTACTGGTGAACGTCCAGTCGGTGATGGTATCTTACTGTTACCTCAATAA